One segment of Amycolatopsis alba DSM 44262 DNA contains the following:
- a CDS encoding SAM-dependent methyltransferase — translation MTRDDETAPVAPTGVDTEKPSAARIYDWFLGGTHNWAVDREFARRLERQWRWVKPGARHNREFMNRVVRAALDAGIRQFVDLGSGVPTAGNVHEIVRDELAPGEEAKVVYVDYEPVAVAHAELILERHEATDWAGIVQADMRRPKDVLRHPETLRLIDFSQPVCLMMMAVLHFAGPHDDPPALVATYRNALAPGSWLGISHMSFGGQTGEDADGLRWMVEQYRQTSNPVWMRDREDIEPLFGDWPLLEPGVVHLPEWRPVRELRRDEEGARPFAWCGVATHP, via the coding sequence GTGACCAGGGACGATGAAACGGCCCCGGTGGCGCCGACCGGGGTCGACACCGAAAAACCGTCCGCGGCGAGGATCTACGATTGGTTTCTCGGCGGGACCCACAACTGGGCGGTCGACCGGGAGTTCGCGCGGCGGCTGGAACGGCAGTGGCGCTGGGTGAAACCGGGCGCGCGGCACAACCGCGAGTTCATGAACCGCGTCGTGCGCGCGGCGCTGGACGCCGGGATCCGGCAGTTCGTCGATCTGGGTTCCGGTGTCCCGACAGCCGGGAACGTGCACGAGATCGTCCGGGACGAACTGGCGCCCGGCGAAGAGGCGAAGGTCGTGTACGTCGACTACGAGCCGGTGGCGGTGGCGCACGCGGAGCTGATCCTCGAACGGCATGAGGCGACCGACTGGGCCGGGATCGTCCAGGCGGACATGCGACGGCCGAAGGACGTCCTGCGGCATCCGGAGACGCTGCGGCTGATCGACTTCTCGCAGCCCGTCTGCCTGATGATGATGGCCGTGCTGCATTTCGCCGGGCCGCACGACGATCCGCCCGCGCTCGTCGCGACCTATCGGAACGCGCTGGCGCCGGGCAGCTGGCTGGGGATTTCGCATATGAGCTTCGGCGGCCAGACCGGCGAGGACGCCGACGGGCTGCGCTGGATGGTCGAGCAGTACCGGCAGACGAGCAACCCGGTGTGGATGCGGGACCGCGAAGACATCGAGCCGCTCTTCGGGGACTGGCCGCTGCTGGAGCCCGGCGTCGTCCACCTGCCCGAGTGGCGGCCGGTCCGGGAGCTGCGGCGGGACGAGGAAGGCGCCCGGCCGTTCGCCTGGTGCGGTGTCGCCACCCACCCCTGA
- a CDS encoding putative bifunctional diguanylate cyclase/phosphodiesterase encodes MPDTNGRPVSAAQAAAGKGGAVTEARTDERRFRVYTFAVLTMGIAAAAAVSLWLDFEASDDLLWIGPILALAFLLAEQLGINVDVRSGISWTISFTEIPLVIGFFVAPFEVVLAAHLAAGIGTLLARKVAGRVLYNAGAFLLEITGAFAVAGLVKQASGAHDMTWIAALAGTLTAPLVSTLLALAAVRVLRRRMRVSTAIRLTGRILVVGFVNASVGLSGYLVISGTPKAWPLVLAVFLGLTALYWAYSDLLREQRDMEALSDVSLMVARSGQQAAARPAGRADELVGGVDVREWATIAERIKDQLAAGRVVLRLRLEPKDTMRMVVAGDELPPVDPAADDPLLRLPGAHVRHFRITEANPDVRSALLDRGAQEALVVPLRSANQLLGVVEAHDRLSRWRGFGKYDVQLLGTMASHLATSLDNRRLLATLRHDAYHDPLTGLLNRPGFRQVAKEPLREQVDAVVLRVDLDVFSTVSDALGYVWADRMVIAAGRRIRDALGPDVPLARLEGASFAALLVGCAPERAQAAAELLRAELVAPYPVDRLSVEANAMIGYVTSSADDDEQVDVDGLLQRADVAVRATKGGEEVRGYMASMGQIFMRRFQMVTQFRQSLEEGQLSVHYQPKITLPNRQIQGVEALVRWVHPEFGRLGPDEFVPAIEAAGLIGVLTSFVLEESLKRVRKWLDEGLRISAAVNLSVRNLADEDFPTKVARELDRFGIPPELLTFELTESGVMSDPQKALPILRELHSLGIVLAVDDFGTGYSSLAYLRQLPVDQVKIDKSFVLGMGTDLGDLAVVRSIVELGHSLGLTVVAEGVEEDVARDQLEAMGCDVAQGYLISRPLPEDRLEAWLQARTARSPGRHSETVLTLLT; translated from the coding sequence ATGCCGGACACGAACGGCAGGCCCGTGAGCGCCGCACAGGCGGCAGCGGGCAAGGGAGGCGCCGTTACGGAGGCTCGTACCGACGAGCGACGGTTCCGCGTCTACACCTTCGCGGTACTCACCATGGGCATCGCCGCCGCGGCCGCCGTCAGCCTGTGGCTGGACTTCGAGGCCTCGGACGATCTGTTGTGGATCGGGCCGATCCTCGCGCTCGCGTTCCTCCTCGCCGAACAGCTCGGGATCAACGTCGACGTCCGCAGCGGTATCTCGTGGACGATCTCGTTCACCGAGATCCCGCTGGTCATCGGATTCTTCGTCGCACCTTTCGAAGTCGTCCTCGCCGCGCATCTCGCGGCGGGCATCGGAACCCTGCTGGCCCGCAAGGTCGCGGGCCGCGTCCTCTACAACGCCGGCGCCTTCCTGCTGGAGATCACCGGCGCGTTCGCCGTGGCAGGACTGGTGAAACAGGCCTCCGGCGCCCACGACATGACGTGGATCGCCGCGCTGGCAGGCACTTTGACCGCGCCGCTGGTCAGCACGCTGCTCGCGCTCGCCGCCGTCCGCGTGCTGCGCCGACGCATGCGCGTCAGCACCGCGATCCGGCTGACCGGCCGCATCCTCGTCGTCGGCTTCGTCAACGCCTCGGTCGGTCTTTCCGGTTATTTGGTCATTTCCGGTACGCCGAAGGCCTGGCCGCTCGTGCTGGCCGTCTTCCTCGGACTGACCGCGCTGTACTGGGCGTACTCCGATCTGCTCCGCGAACAGCGCGACATGGAAGCGCTGTCCGACGTCAGCCTGATGGTCGCGCGATCCGGCCAGCAGGCCGCCGCGCGTCCCGCCGGGCGGGCCGACGAACTCGTCGGCGGCGTCGACGTCCGCGAGTGGGCGACCATCGCCGAACGCATCAAGGACCAGCTGGCCGCCGGCCGTGTCGTGCTCAGGCTGCGGCTGGAACCCAAGGACACCATGCGCATGGTCGTCGCGGGTGACGAACTGCCACCCGTCGACCCGGCCGCCGACGACCCGCTGTTGCGCCTGCCCGGCGCGCACGTCCGGCACTTCCGGATCACCGAAGCCAATCCCGACGTCCGCTCCGCGTTGCTCGACCGCGGCGCGCAGGAGGCGCTGGTCGTACCGCTGCGGAGCGCGAACCAGCTCCTCGGCGTCGTCGAAGCGCACGACAGGCTGTCCCGCTGGCGCGGTTTCGGCAAGTACGACGTCCAGCTGCTCGGCACCATGGCCAGCCACCTCGCGACGTCGCTGGACAACCGGCGCCTGCTCGCGACCCTGCGCCACGACGCCTACCACGACCCGCTGACCGGCCTCCTCAACCGGCCGGGCTTCCGCCAGGTCGCCAAGGAACCGTTGCGGGAACAGGTCGACGCGGTCGTGCTCCGGGTCGACCTGGACGTCTTCTCCACCGTCAGCGACGCACTCGGCTACGTGTGGGCCGACAGGATGGTCATCGCCGCGGGTCGCCGGATCCGCGACGCGCTCGGCCCCGACGTCCCGCTCGCCAGGCTCGAAGGCGCGTCCTTCGCGGCGCTCCTCGTCGGCTGCGCGCCGGAACGCGCCCAGGCCGCCGCGGAACTGCTCCGCGCGGAACTCGTCGCCCCGTACCCGGTGGACAGGCTCTCTGTCGAAGCCAACGCGATGATCGGCTACGTCACTTCGTCGGCCGATGACGACGAGCAGGTCGACGTCGACGGGCTCCTGCAGCGCGCCGACGTCGCCGTCCGCGCGACCAAGGGCGGTGAAGAGGTCCGCGGCTACATGGCCAGCATGGGCCAGATCTTCATGCGCCGGTTCCAGATGGTCACGCAGTTCCGGCAGTCGCTCGAAGAAGGCCAGCTGAGCGTCCACTACCAGCCGAAGATCACCTTGCCGAACCGGCAGATCCAGGGCGTCGAGGCGCTCGTGCGCTGGGTGCACCCGGAGTTCGGCAGGCTCGGCCCGGACGAGTTCGTCCCGGCGATCGAAGCGGCGGGCCTCATCGGTGTCCTGACGTCCTTCGTGCTCGAAGAGTCGTTGAAGCGCGTGCGGAAGTGGCTCGACGAGGGCCTGCGGATCTCCGCCGCGGTGAACCTCTCGGTGCGCAACCTTGCCGACGAGGACTTCCCGACGAAGGTCGCGCGTGAACTCGACCGTTTCGGCATCCCGCCCGAGCTGCTCACCTTCGAGCTCACCGAATCCGGTGTGATGTCCGACCCGCAGAAGGCGCTGCCGATCCTGCGGGAACTGCACTCGCTGGGCATCGTGCTCGCCGTCGACGACTTCGGCACCGGCTACTCGTCACTGGCGTACCTGCGGCAGCTGCCGGTCGACCAGGTCAAGATCGACAAGAGCTTCGTTCTCGGCATGGGCACGGATCTCGGAGACCTCGCCGTCGTGCGCTCCATCGTCGAACTGGGCCACTCGCTCGGCCTCACGGTCGTGGCGGAGGGTGTCGAGGAGGACGTCGCGCGGGATCAGCTCGAGGCCATGGGATGTGACGTGGCACAGGGCTACCTCATCTCGCGGCCGCTGCCGGAGGACCGCCTGGAGGCGTGGCTGCAGGCCCGCACGGCGCGTTCGCCCGGACGGCACTCCGAGACTGTCTTGACCCTGCTGACCTGA
- a CDS encoding GNAT family N-acetyltransferase yields MNSHAIAAGHTERLATVDALLPEMPALEPVEGAVSLSATAGDSVAAGLSVRTEAGPDSVDSPWRALVEHRLEARLTGPRPEAALDALLTRWDEHLKAVAPPGDAETAATVVRPSRDSPGSAELLRRGFAPVLVIAVRPADRLAVTGPPATPGVHIRPAEADDLETAVGLELELQRYDAQFGSVTLREGAEEAITADLSKQLGRENPTLWIAELYGRPLGMVRVQFPGETSWIGHRVAAERVGYLSSLAVAEPARSSGVGSALAAHAHQVFDECGTEVVLLHHALANPRSTPFWYGQGYRPLWTYWQRRPAVYRSR; encoded by the coding sequence ATGAATAGCCACGCCATCGCCGCCGGGCATACCGAGCGGCTCGCCACCGTGGACGCCCTGCTCCCGGAAATGCCTGCACTGGAGCCTGTCGAGGGCGCCGTGTCACTCTCCGCGACAGCAGGCGACTCGGTCGCCGCCGGATTGTCGGTACGGACCGAAGCAGGCCCCGATTCTGTTGACTCTCCGTGGCGGGCCCTCGTCGAGCATCGCCTCGAAGCCCGGCTCACCGGCCCTCGTCCGGAAGCGGCCCTTGACGCATTACTCACCCGATGGGATGAACATCTGAAGGCGGTCGCCCCACCTGGGGATGCCGAAACGGCGGCGACCGTGGTGCGGCCCAGCCGGGATTCGCCCGGCTCGGCCGAATTGCTGCGCCGAGGATTCGCTCCGGTGCTGGTGATCGCGGTCCGCCCGGCCGACCGGCTCGCCGTGACGGGGCCGCCCGCCACACCCGGCGTGCACATCCGGCCCGCCGAAGCGGATGATCTCGAAACCGCCGTCGGACTCGAACTGGAATTGCAGCGCTATGACGCGCAGTTCGGTTCCGTCACTTTGCGCGAGGGCGCGGAGGAAGCGATCACGGCGGACCTGTCGAAACAGCTGGGGCGGGAAAATCCGACGTTGTGGATCGCCGAGCTGTACGGACGTCCGCTGGGCATGGTGCGGGTGCAGTTCCCCGGCGAGACATCGTGGATCGGCCACCGGGTCGCGGCCGAGCGGGTCGGTTACCTGTCGTCGCTGGCGGTCGCCGAACCGGCGCGGTCGAGCGGGGTGGGATCGGCGCTCGCCGCGCACGCGCACCAGGTCTTCGACGAATGCGGGACCGAAGTCGTGCTGCTGCACCACGCGCTGGCCAATCCGCGGTCGACGCCGTTCTGGTACGGGCAGGGCTATCGGCCGCTCTGGACGTACTGGCAACGGCGACCGGCGGTGTACCGATCCCGATAG